One genomic window of Mercenaria mercenaria strain notata chromosome 2, MADL_Memer_1, whole genome shotgun sequence includes the following:
- the LOC128549691 gene encoding uncharacterized protein LOC128549691: protein MKVTDMEQIVLQKQSEYLIYSRQESSDEGLDNSRQTQDDVLQEVRERYTSLYEKSVFPTSDKTILKESEIKQRIESAVSPHPNDTSEDIRCASCSDQTRVECVSRLKKAQHICLPGNYSKKNIKLLRKQVHLYKHHAIVTNVSYITETKVKMTIIHFHSGRDGLHIEETTDVYDLTYDEIYIVNYTATSINSPDTVIERAKRILSQNKKGKFGKYDAFSCNCEHFATWCVIGKEECFQTEEIMQKLKTAICSVFGNGSYIAKVLVKAINTSADEIASTLTSKINIPEFVLGGTVVLYLLYCIFKTVQYMSEHKDRTLCASCKGRKLQELWLEFGVFLGTSAVSYIVLNFLLPLMTTAVGVPFMFLVLLLSLALQLSVPTILNALRRPFSCEKKIVERISEVEVGDIISFPYYNFYHDMVVTEVHECAKNPSKGKLRCVHYGLPSLLGRRVVIEDYFDIDLQNTMYLLDMKHLKTYSQEKVVTRARKRLGERKWSALSNRSDHMCFWAKLDLRPMDVIKVCDSRTIRESKCKEVSTLIIDVHLMHEIEPGDVVNYKGTTGILVDMRSLDKDVGREFEMTLVVYDAFWYVRRRMYKVDLNKSGIVLSIYHKIHCHTKAIRVQRAKQKVDTYGIRWTTAGFIEDIIMLQT from the coding sequence ATGAAGGTTACTGATATGGAACAAATTGTTTTGCAGAAACAATCGGAATATCTTATATATTCGCGACAAGAATCGAGTGACGAAGGACTTGATAACAGCCGTCAAACTCAAGACGATGTTTTACAAGAGGTTAGAGAACGATACACCAGTTTATACGAAAAGAGTGTTTTCCCCACTTCTGATAAAACTATATTGAAAGAATCGGAAATAAAACAAAGAATAGAATCTGCAGTAAGTCCTCACCCTAACGATACGTCTGAAGACATCAGATGTGCGAGTTGTTCAGATCAAACAAGGGTAGAATGCGTTTCAAGATTAAAGAAAGCTCAACATATCTGTCTGCCGGGCAACTATTCAAAGAAGAATATAAAACTGCTTCGGAAACAGGTTCACCTTTACAAACACCACGCTATAGTCACAAATGTAAGTTACATAACGGAAACAAAAGTGAAGATGACCATTATACATTTCCATTCGGGAAGAGACGGATTGCATATTGAAGAGACAACAGACGTGTACGACTTGACATATGACGAGATTTACATCGTTAACTATACAGCAACTTCAATCAATTCTCCCGACACAGTTATCGAACGAGCAAAAAGAATTCTATCACaaaacaaaaagggaaaatttgGCAAGTATGATGCCTTTTCATGCAACTGTGAACATTTTGCCACTTGGTGTGTGATAGGAAAGGAAGAATGTTTTCAGACTGAAGAGATAATGCAAAAACTCAAAACAGCTATATGTTCTGTATTCGGAAATGGGAGTTACATCGCAAAAGTACTGGTAAAGGCGATAAATACATCAGCTGATGAAATTGCCTCCACTCTAACATCAAAGATTAATATTCCTGAGTTTGTTTTGGGTGGTACAGTTGTTCTGTACCTGCTATATTGTATCTTTAAGACAGTACAGTACATGAGCGAGCACAAGGACAGAACGCTTTGTGCCAGTTGCAAGGGGCGAAAACTTCAAGAACTATGGCTGGAATTTGGAGTGTTTTTAGGGACTTCTGCTGTTTCTTACATCGTACTAAACTTCTTACTGCCTCTTATGACAACTGCCGTAGGAGTACCTTTCATGTTCCTGGTTCTTTTGCTATCACTGGCGCTACAGTTGTCAGTTCCTACCATACTGAATGCTTTGCGGAGACCATTTTCATGTGAGAAGAAGATTGTTGAGCGGATATCAGAGGTTGAAGTCGGAGATATAATTTCATTTCCGTATTACAACTTTTATCATGATATGGTAGTTACTGAAGTTCATGAATGTGCTAAAAACCCATCGAAAGGAAAATTGCGTTGTGTGCATTATGGTTTGCCTTCTCTTCTCGGAAGACGGGTGGTTATAGAGGATTATTTCGACATTGACCTTCAAAACACAATGTATCTGCTTGACATGAAACATCTTAAGACTTATTCTCAGGAAAAAGTCGTCACACGTGCAAGAAAAAGGCTCGGTGAACGGAAATGGTCTGCACTATCAAATCGGTCCGATCACATGTGCTTCTGGGCCAAACTAGACCTACGACCTATGGATGTGATTAAGGTATGTGACTCCAGGACCATCAGAGAATCTAAATGCAAGGAGGTAAGCACTCTCATAATTGACGTACATCTGATGCACGAAATAGAACCAGGAGACGTTGTCAATTACAAGGGCACGACTGGTATACTAGTGGACATGCGAAGTTTGGATAAAGATGTAGGGCGTGAATTCGAAATGACATTGGTCGTTTACGACGCATTTTGGTATGTCCGTAGAAGGATGTACAAAGTCGATTTGAACAAAAGCGGAATTGTTCTTAGCATATACCATAAAATTCATTGTCATACAAAAGCCATCCGTGTACAACGGGCTAAACAGAAAGTGGACACATACGGTATCCGTTGGACAACGGCAGGCTTCATAGAAGATATAATTATGTTACAAACTTAA